A window of Phragmites australis chromosome 15, lpPhrAust1.1, whole genome shotgun sequence genomic DNA:
aattaaattttaaattttttattaacaatagctttaaaaatatttagtttgggaATCTTAAAATTATGTGTGTAAATGTCTtgaaaaatgctttcataatatcatcaatttaattaatttataaatatattctaataaaaaaaatagtgatcaaagatATGCATTAGAGACTATGTCTTATCTAAAactatatgtatttatgaccagagGGGTATGACTTAACACCAAGTACCAACTGCTGAAGTTCAAGTGGTTTCCTGGTGCTTATTTCTAAATGGAAGTTACAAACGATGCTTCATATATGTTCagttttatctcttttgatAATTTCTTTGTTCTTAGTTTTCTCTGTTTTGTTCAGTTAGGATATCTCTGAACTTTGCTTTATCTCTGACTTCGGTTCTTTGTTatgtttgatttggtttgagctTTACGTGGAAGATAAAGCCTCTACCTTTGTAGATTTTTACGTCATCGAATTAACCTTTTGGTTGTTTGATTTCTggcttagagataagattttcttgttgatgacCAATGGAAGGTCTGTGGTGGAGCAAACCCACGAACTTCAGATCTAGTGGGGGAGCTCAACCACATCAAGATTACTCTCCCTGGCAAGTATCAGATGGGAATGGTGATTGCAAAGCTCCCACCCTTGTTGAGGAATTTTGCTACTGCTCTTAAACATTGTAGAGAGGAAATGACTATGGATGACATGGTTTCTTCCCTCCATGTTGAACAGAAAGCACGTGCAAAGGATGTTCCATTGGTTAATGAAGATGATAACTCTAGAGTGAATCTCATTGATACTCATCAGAGAAGGAACAAGAAGAACCCAAAAGAATACAGCAGTTGCTTTAAGCCAAGAGGAAAGATCGACAAAGGCAATAGCAAAAGAAATAGCAAAGGTATAAATAGTTTCTTTGAGTGCGGCAAGCCTGGCCACTTTACTGGGAATTGTTGTTacaagaaaataaatgagaagGTCCAAAAAGACAAACCTGAAGATCAGATCGATGTCAAAGTCAATATGGTGATTGATGAAGCTGAGGTTGTAAGGTGCATTTCGAACATCTCTCTCAAAGTTTTGAGAAGTGTCAATCTGCAGATTGGTGGGTTGATGCTGGAGCATCTATTCATGTGTGTTCTGATTGATCTTTATTCTCCACTTTTCAGGAACAACAAGGAGGTCATTCTGTGACTGGTCTTGAGAGCAAGTCCCAGGTGCTGGGTAGTGGTAGAGTGGATCTGAAGCTTTCTTCAAGAAATATTCTGACTCTACATAATGTGCTCTACGTACCAGCAACAAAAGCAAATCTAATTAGTGAAAGTTTGTTAATAAAGTCAAGCCATAAGTTTGTCTTTGAAAGTAATAAAGTTGTAATAACTCTTAGAGGTTCTTTTGTTGGGAAAGGCTATCTAGATCACGGTCTATTTAGATTATCCTTGTTGATTCCTTATTCAAGTCTTAGTAATAAAGCTTTCTCTGTTTCGTATCAATATTCATCTTGTGATAATTTTCTGTGGCATAATCATCTATGTCATGTTAATTTCAAGTTTATATCAATGTCACTAGATTTAATTCCTAAGCATGATACATGAGGTGTAAAATGTGACATTTGTGTGCAAGCTAAACATCTACATAAACCCTTTAAATCTGTTGATAGAGACATCTCTATGCTTGAACTGGTGCACTCTGATAtttgtgagatgaatggaattTTGACTAGAGGAGGTAGACAATACTTTATTACCTTTATTAATGATTGCTCTAAATACTGTTGTGTTTATCTCTTGAGATCTAAAGATGAAGCTTTTGAGCATTTTAAAATCTTCAAAGAAGAAGCTGAAAATCAACTTgatctaaaaattaaaattttgaggtCTAACAGAGGAGGAGAATACTTATCAAATGAATTTGCTGAATTTTATAAGGAATATGGAATTATCCATGAGACCACTCCTCCGCATTCACCCCAATTAAACGGGGTAGCTGAACGAAAGAATCGTCCTCTCACTGATTTAGTGAATGCAATGCTTAGCAATTATGGTCTTCCAAATAATATGTGGGGTGAAGCGCTGTACACAACATGCTACGTGATGAATCGTGTTCCTGTAAAAGGAATAGAAGTTACTCCATATGAACTTTGGAAAGGTTGAAAACCAAATCTGAATTTTCTGAAAGTGCAAGGGTGCCTTGCTAAGGTAAATATACATGTAGTCAAGAAGAGGAAGCTTGGACCTAAGACCGTTGATTGTGTATTCTTAGGATATGCCCAGAATAGTCCAACTTATCATTTTCTGGTAGTTAAATCTGAAATTGCAGAAGTTCGTGAAAATATGATGATGGAATCTCGTGATGCAACCTTTTTTCAAAGACATGTTTCCGCTGAAGGTAAGCTCTTCTAGTTCTGTACCTATTTCTATTGAACCTAGAATTAGCATTTCGTCATATGATTCCCTTGTTTTAAGGAGGAGCAAGAGATCACAAACTGAAAAAACATTCAAAATTTTATCATATATCTCATTGATGATGTGCCCAATACTCTATCAGAAGCTTTTGCATCTTCTAAAGCTGCATACTGGAAGGAAGTTGTACAAAGTGATATGGATTCTATCCTCTCCAATGGCACTTGGAAAATCACACACTTGCCTCAAGGTTCCAAAGCTATAGGCAGCAAGTGAAGTTTTAAAAAGAAATTGAAACCTGATGGAACTATAGACAAGTTCAAAGCCAGGTTAGTTGCAAAGGGGTACACTCAAAGACAGGGAGAAGATTAATTCAACCAAATCAAAAattgatttaaactcggtattcactcgaaacagattattcatgctctagtaaaaataatatagagaaagatctgcATGTCCGATTGCTCTTAAATTTGGATAGCTGAAACTAGATTGAAACACGAaactaaccaaataagaattgagtcaatcggatatgtggatcaaaaatTATACCTAGTTGAAGCTGACTGTGTCAATCAGAGTCGACTAGAACAAAAAACCTAGTTGAGTTGatcaaaaagctactcgagaacaaaccaaatccactcaaaattttcacagatcaaaaaattaaatattctaagaaggttttggatgaattaaaccaagataaaacttgatagaaacataaaattaatcaaaaactaaaaccaagtacgcagaatatagaacatagagaTAATTTTGAATCAACAAATCATCAAattatgaaacttgattttcattgcatatatgagtttacaagatgcctctccaaagcatctaaTAAGGATttaatgaaatcccaaaaccTAGACCCAAAACCTAGATAGATATACTCTC
This region includes:
- the LOC133891950 gene encoding uncharacterized protein LOC133891950, which codes for MTMDDMVSSLHVEQKARAKDVPLVNEDDNSRVNLIDTHQRRNKKNPKEYSSCFKPRGKIDKGNSKRNSKGINSFFECGKPGHFTGNCCYKKINEKVQKDKPEDQIDVKVNMVIDEAEVVRNNKEVIL